Proteins encoded within one genomic window of Chrysemys picta bellii isolate R12L10 chromosome 6, ASM1138683v2, whole genome shotgun sequence:
- the RXFP3 gene encoding relaxin-3 receptor 1 — protein MDAPCEPSYCSLAVSMKEAGEGASLAGQFGNGTNESLQELFRSINLERADGLQGDSSAVLRIVISSVYSVVCALGLVGNLLVLYLMKSKQGWKKSSINLFVTSLALTDFQFVLTLPFWAVENALDFTWLFGKAMCKIVSYVTAMNMYASVFFLTAMSVARYHSVASALSSRRGSAGCCSAKWLCLLIWGAAMLASLPHAIFSTTATVFNEELCLVKFPEGRGNSAQFWLGLYQAQKVLLGFVVPLAVISLCYLLLLRFLGERHVGRACGGPKRRAKVTRSVTVVVLSFFLCWLPNQALTAWGILVKLNVVHFSPQYFLSQAYLFPVSVCLAHCNSCLNPLLYCLLRREFRAALRRLLWRLASPSLTATRPFTATTKPEPEEQALRALVPASPLPPAAAPQPELLYYPPGVVVCSGRWDVLPSSSAEQRC, from the coding sequence ATGGACGCCCCGTGCGAGCCCAGTTACTGCTCGCTCGCCGTCAGCATGAAGGAAGCCGGGGAGGGAGCGTCCCTGGCCGGGCAGTTCGGCAACGGGACCAACGAGTCCCTGCAGGAGCTCTTCAGGAGCATCAACCTGGAGCGAGCCGACGGGCTGCAGGGGGACAGCTCCGCCGTCCTGCGCATCGTCATCTCCAGCGTCTACTCGGTGGTGTGCGCCCTGGGGCTGGTGGGCAACCTGCTGGTGCTCTACCTGATGAAGAGCAAGCAGGGCTGGAAGAAATCCTCCATTAACCTCTTCGTGACCAGCCTGGCGCTCACCGACTTCCAGTTCGTGCTGACGCTGCCCTTCTGGGCGGTGGAGAACGCCCTGGACTTCACCTGGCTCTTCGGCAAGGCCATGTGCAAGATCGTCTCCTACGTGACGGCCATGAACATGTACGCCAGCGTCTTCTTCCTCACCGCCATGAGCGTGGCCCGCTACCACTCCGTGGCCTCGGCGCTGAGCAGCCGGCGGGGCAGCGCGGGGTGCTGCTCGGCCAAGTGGCTCTGCCTGCTCATCTGGGGCGCGGCCATGCTGGCCTCCCTGCCCCACGCCATCTTCTCCACCACCGCCACCGTCTTCAACGAGGAGCTCTGCCTGGTCAAGTTCCCCGAGGGCCGGGGCAACAGCGCCCAGTTCTGGCTGGGCCTCTACCAGGCCCAGAAGGTGCTGCTGGGCTTCGTGGTGCCGCTGGCGGTCATCAGCCTCTGctacctgctgctgctgcgctTCCTGGGCGAGCGCCACGTGGGCCGGGCCTGCGGCGGGCCCAAGCGGCGGGCCAAGGTGACCCGCTCGGTGACGGTGGTGGTGCTCTCCTTCTTCCTCTGCTGGCTGCCCAACCAGGCGCTCACCGCCTGGGGCATCCTGGTCAAGCTCAACGTGGTGCACTTCAGCCCGCAGTACTTCCTCTCGCAGGCCTACCTCTTCCCCGTCAGCGTGTGCCTGGCGCACTGCAACAGCTGCCTCAACCCGCTGCTCTACTGCCTGCTGCGCCGCGAGTTCCGCGCCGCCCTGCGCCGCCTGCTCTGGCGCCTGGCCTCGCCCTCGCTCACCGCCACGCGCCCCTTCACCGCCACCACCAAGCCCGAGCCCGAGGAGCAGGCGCTGCGCGCCCTGGTGCCCGCCAGcccgctgccccccgccgccgctcCCCAGCCCGAGCTCCTCTACTACCCGCCCGGCGTGGTGGTGTGCAGCGGCCGCTGGGACGTGCTGCCCAGCAGCTCCGCCGAGCAGCGCTGCTGA